CTTCCTCGATCGCCGCGAACCTGTTGCGCATCACCCGCTCGCCGAGCTGACGCGTCATGCGTTGCGCATCGCTGCGTACGGTTGGGAACACGACGATTGGTTTGCCGCGTTGAAAACGGGACTCGTCAGCCGCGATCAGGGCGGTATGGATTGGCTCGAGAATGAGGCCCTCGCGCGTGGATGGCATGGTGCGGCGTTCTGGTCGCAGCCGATTCAATTGGATGCCCCTGAGGGGATCGTTCAGCGTCTCGAACTTCTTCGTCAACACATCACGCCGCCATTCGTGCAGTTCATCGCGCATTTGAATTCAAGCGATCAGCGCATTTCAGGAATGCAGCTGGCATCCGCCCTTCAGTCGCTGTGGTCGGCACTGCGCGTGGACCGCCAACTGCAGGAGTGGAGCGATGCCGCCGAAGCCGGCGGACGGCTTCCCAATCCCGCCCTTCATAAAACCGTTTGGGACCAGATGCTCGCGTGGCTGGATAACATCCAACTTGCTTTCGGAGACGACGCGTTTCGCGCGACAGAGTGGTTGCCGATTGTGGAAGCCGGCCTTGGCAACCTGACGGTAGGCGCCGTTCCGCCCGCATTGGACCAGGTGCTCGTTGGCGCGGTCGACCGTTCCCGCAATCCCGAACTGCAAATGGTCTTCGTGCCGGGAATGAATGAAGGAATTTTTCCCGCGCCGCCGCCCGCGCCCAACCTTCTGAGCCACTCGGAAAGAGACACGCTCGCGGAGCACCACGCGTCGCTCGGCCCCGGGTTGCTGCACCAGCTTGGGCTGGAACGCTATTACGCTTACGTCGCCTGCACGCGCGCACGCGAACAACTTGTCATCACGTATGCCGAGCGGGACGGCCGTGGCCGCGAACTGAATCCGTCAGTGATTGTTACCGACCTTCAGCGCCAGCTTCCTTCAATTGCATTTGAATCGTTTGCAGGCGTCACGCAACTGCTCGACACCGTCGGCAACACTGAGGAACCGCCCCTGGAGCATTGGACGGAAGCGGTGGTGCACCTCCTGCGCAATCCATGGGCGGGCGCCACAGCCGGGCCTGGCGGCATCAACGCCGCAATGGACGCGGCGATCGCCAAATGGAATGCCTTGTCGCGCGCTGCCGCAGAGCATCAGCTCGCGCCTGACCTCGTCAGCCGCATTCATGGCGCTGAACTGCGGACCTCGGTGAGCGCCCTCGAAGATTTTGCGGCCTGTCCTTTTCGGTTCTTCGTCGGGCACGGATTGCGCGCTGGCGAACGGTTGGAATTCGAGATCGATGCCCGCGAGAAGGGAAGTTTCCAGCACGAGATCCTGCAGGAGTTTCATCACCGCGTGGCCCGCAGCGGCCGGCGATGGCGCGATGTCCCGCCTTCCGAGGCGCGCGCCATGGTCCGCGAAATTGGGGATCAACTGGTGGGCAGTTTCAAGGACGGCCTGTTCACCGCGGCTCAAACACGCCGCTTCACTGCGAGAATGTTGATCGAAGGACTCGAGCGCCTCGTGGAAACCCTCGTCACCTGGAACGCCCAGTATCAATTTGACCCTGCCATGGTCGAAGCGGGTTTCGGCCTGAAGGAATCGGAACTGCCCGGCTGGCGCATTGACCTCGATGACCAGCACGCCCTCATTCTCCGTGGCCGCATCGATCGCATCGACCTCTGTCCCATTCCCGAAACCGGCGCGACGCTCGCGGTCGTCATTGACTACAAATCGAGCCAGCGCGAACTCGATTCCGTGTTGCTCGATCACGGCCTGCAACTACAGTTGCTCGCTTACCTCGGAGCGCTGGAGCAATTCCGCAATTTGGATTCCCTGAACGCTCCGCGCCTGATCCCCGCGGGCGCTTTTTACGTGGCACTGAACGGCGGAATACAGTCCGCGAAAAATCGAAACGAGGAACGAGCCCAACGCGACCAGGCGCGGCAGGCGGCGTCGCAGCATCGCGGCCGCTTTGATGGCGGCTACCTGGCTCACTTTGATGCAAGCGGGCGGAATCGCGGCGAACAGTTTCGTTTCTCACGCAAACGAAATGGCGAATTCGCGCGCACGGCCAACGAAGCGCTCAGTTCGGCCGAGTTCCAGGCGCTCGTTCGCAAGGTCGAAGACTTCCTGCGCCGGCATGGCCAGGAAATTTATTCCGGCCACGCAGCCATCTCCCCGTTTCGGTACCGTGGCCAGATTGCCTGCACCTATTGCGATTACCAGCCAGTCTGCCGGTTCGATCCATGGACGCAGCCTTTTCGCGTCCTGCGCCCGGTCGCTTCATGAAGGACGTGCTCACCCCCAGCCAGCAACAGGCAATCGCTGCACGAGGCAACGTGCTCGTTGTCGCGGGGGCCGGCACTGGAAAAACCAGCACGCTGGTGCAGCGATGCATGAAGCTCCTGGCCGAGGGGGCCTCGCTGGAAAACATCCTGATGGTCACGTTCACGGAAGCCGCCGCCGTGGAAATGCGCGGCAGGATCCGCGACGCCATTCTCGCAAGGCTGGATGCATCCAGCGATGGGGGCAGCGAAACATTGCTTCATTTTCAAAGACAGATCGCCCTGCTCGACTCAGCGTGGATCTGCACCCTTCACAGTTTCTGTCTGCAACTGGTGCGCGAGCATTTTGACGAAATCGGAATCGATCCCGACGTTGCAATCCTGGACGAACAGCAGGCCCGCCCGTTGTCTCAGCAAATTCTTGATGCGCAGTTCGAGGCGCATTACGCGGGAAGCGACCCGGCGAGTCTGCAGGTGCAGCGGTTGGTGCGGATTCAGGGACGCGGATCAGACGAGAGAATACGAACGCTGGTCCTGAAGCTGCATCGCTATGCGTTATCGCTCGCACAGCCCGGGCTGTGGTTCGCACAACAACGCACAGCGTTTGAATCTTCACAACCTCTCCAATGGCGCGAATGGTTCAAGCAGGGTTTCATGGAATGGAGGCAATGGTGGCTGCCCGTGCTCAGCGACTTCAGCGCCACCCCTGCCGTTGCGATGGCGGTAAACTCGCTTGAGGAACTGCCCGTTCAGCCGCAACTGACCGAGGTCGGGTCCACCCTTCGCACGATCATTGCTGCCGACGAAAACGACGAGAACTGGCCGCTCGGCTCGAAGAAGGAAGTGCGCAGCCAACTGAAACAGTTCTTCACGGAAGCCGAGTTCCTTGCGTCGCTTTCTCCTGTCGATGGCACCGACGCCCTCGGCGAGGATTGGGAACTGGTGCGTCACGACATGCACACGCTGCTTGAGCTTGCTGAAGAATTTGGAGTGAAATTCAGCGAGGCGAAGCGCGACATGGGAGGGATCGACTTCGCCGACCTCGAACAGTTCGCATTGCGTATTTTGCGTGATGCCGATGGCCAGCCGAGCCCTGCCGCGCAGGAATGGCGCCGCCGCCTGAGCCATGTGTTCGTTGATGAGTATCAGGATATCAACGCGGCACAGGACTCGATCCTGAGCGCCCTCAGCCGCGAAGGCGCGGATGCGAATCGCTTTCTTGTAGGCGACGTGAAGCAGAGCATCTACCGCTTTCGGCTCGCAGATCCCTCCATCTTCCGGCGTTATGAGCGGCTCTGGTCTGCCGAGACGGGGTCATGGCGCATTTCACTCGCGGAGAATTTTCGAAGTCGCAAGGGCATCCTGCAATTCGTCAACGAATGGTGCAGCGCCCTGATGCGTGACGAGGTGGGCGGCGTCAGTTATGAGCCGCTCGTTTTTGGCGGCCCCGATGCGCGCGGTGTTCTTGCGTCGAGTGAATCCGGCCCGCGCGTTGAACTGCATCTGATCACGCGCAGCGACGGCAGCAATGGTGAATCCGCCGAAAGCCCTGAAGCCGGCGAGGTGGCGGACTTGCTGGGAACGGAGCGCGAGGCGCGCCTCGTCGGGTTGCGACTGCGGGCACTGCATCAGGCGCAGCACGCGGTCTGGGACAAGGTGCAGGGGCAGTTCCGAGCGGTGCGCTGGAGCGACATTGCGGTGCTGCTGCGTTCCCCAAGAAGCCGTGTGGAGGCATTTGCCAAGGAATTTGCGGCGCTTGGAATTCCGCTCGAGGCGGCCCGCGGCGGATTTCTCGAGAGCACGGAAGTCAGCGACGTCGTTGCGCTATTGAAGCTGCTTGATAATCCATTGCAGGACATTCCGCTGCTGGCAGTGCTGCACTCGCCGTTCGTTGGAATGTCGGTTTCGGAACTGGCAGAGATTCGCGCCGCGGAACAGCCGGAGAATCGTGCGAAGTATTTCTGGCAGGCGGCCCGCCATTTTCTCGAGTCGGCCGATCGCACCTGCACTGCCTGGCAGAAGCTGGACAGGTTCCTTCAGCAGTTGAGCGGCTGGCGCGAACTCATCCGCCAGAGCTCGCTCTCTCACTGTATTGAAACCGCGCTCGCCGACACGCATTACGAACTTCTGTTGCGAGCGGCGCCGCGCGGGGAACAACAGGCCGCGAACGTCCGCCGCCTTCTGGACCTGGCTCGCGAGTATGATCCCTTCCAGCGGCAGGGCCTCTTTCGGTTTCTTCGTTTTTTGGCGGCGCAGGAGGACGATCCCATGGAACTCGAGCCCGGCGCGGTTTCGCTCGATGCCGTCCAGTTGACGAGCATTCATCGCAGCAAGGGTCTTGAGTTTCCAGTCGTCGTGCTCGCGTGCATGGGTTCGCGCTTCAACGAACGCGACCTGAACGAAAGCATCATTCTCGACGACCGCTACGGCGTGTGCGCGAAGGTTGCGCCGCCCGACAGTGACCAGCGATATCCAAGCCTTCCGCAATGGCTCGCCCGCAGGCGGCAGCGGGTTGAATTGCTTGGCGAGGAATTGCGCCTGCTCTACGTAGCACTGACCCGCGCGCGGGACACCATTTTGCTGGTCGGTTCGGAATCGCGCAAGGGGAACGGCCGCTGGGAGTCGGAAGAGCTTTCAGCCTTGTCGGACCAGGAGATCGTGTGCGCGCGCAGCTGCCTGGACTGGCTGCGGCTCTGGCTGCCGCACGTCACGCGGGATGGCGATTGGACCGATGAACATGCGGGCCGCAACGCGCTGCTGACGTGGTCACTTTACGATGAGTGCGATCCACGCTTTGTTCTCGCGCCCCCCGATTCAGCCAAGCCGCCGGATGCGCAATCGGAACAGGTTTTCCACGGGTTGGATCCGCGGGTGCATGAACGTCTCACCTGGAATTACCCGCACGCGGCGGCGGCATCGCAACTCGCGAAGAACAGCGTCACGGAATTGCGTCGCGGGGCTGCCGATGACGACTCCGCGGCGGTGCCGTATGCACGACCGCGATCCTTTCAATTCCCCGCACAAAAAGCACGGCGCCTCAGCGCGACTGACACTGGAAACGCCCACCACCTTTTTCTCCAGCGCGTTTCGCTGGCCGCCGGGGCCGCGGAAAAAAATTTGCGAAACGAGGCGAAACGCCTGAAGGACAGCGGATGGCTTACGGCGGAACAAGCCGCGGCACTTGATTTCTCTGGCCTGGCTGCGTTCTGGCAATCTGGCTACGGACGCGAAATCGCGATGCATTCGGCAGAGGTGCACCGTGAGCTTGCCTTCACCGCGCGCCTCAACCCCACGGATCTCGCATCGCTGGGATTGGCAGCGGGAAGCGCGCTTGACCCGCAGGAGTTCATCGTTGTCCAGGGAGTAGCCGACCTTGTCGTGATCCGTCCGAACGAACTGTGGATTGTGGATTTCAAAACGGATGCGGTGACGGAACTTGAGATTCCGGCGAAGTTGCGGGCTTATCAACCACAGCTGCGCCTCTACGGGCTGGCCTTGTCGCGCATTTACGCGCGGCCGGTGACGCGTTGTGCACTATATTTCCTGGCCACACGGGACCTGGTGAACGTGCCGCTGCCGCCTGTATCCGTCTGAGAAAACCTTCGCCTTGGCGGGGGAGTTGTTCTAAACAAGTCCGCATGCCTCCCGTTCGCGATCTGATCCGTGGTGTGAAGCGCCGTCTGAAAGCGTTTCGAACGGCAGGGCGTCCCGACCTCGACCAACTCCTGAATGGTTATCGCCACACGGCCATGCTTTACGTTGCGGCGAAGCTTCGCCTGCCTGACCGTCTCTCTGATCTTCCAAGAAGCAGCGCAGAGCTCGCCGCGCAACTTCCAGCCCATGAACCATCGCTAAATCGCTTGCTGCGCGGATTGGTGGCGCTCGGGATCTGTGCCCAGGATTCCGCGGGAAAATTTCATCTCACAGCAATTGGAAAACGGTTGCAGAGCACTTATGGCGGATCCCATTTCCGGCTCGCGTTGCTCAATGGCGAAGAATACGCGCCCGCATGGAATCACCTGCTCCACAGTGTCCGCACGGGCGAGGCCGCGTTTGATCACGCATTCGGCCAAAGTCCGTGGGAACATCGGCGTGCAAATCCCGAGTTGAATGAGTCGTTCAACCAATGGCTGGAACACGGCGCAACAGCCGCAGGCCGAGCGCTGGTCAAGGCCCTCGACTTCTCCAGATACCCCACGGTGGCGGACGTCGGGGGCGGCAACGGGTGGCTCCTCGCCGAAGTTCTGAGAGCGCATTCCACTGTGCGCGCGATGCTGGTGGACCAGCCGCACGTCATCGAAGCGGCGCAGCCGGCGTTGACACAGGCTGGACTCGCGGGACGCATCCAGTTTCACGCCGTTGACTTTTTCGAAGCGATTCCAGCAGGCGCTGATCTCTACATCCTGAAAAGCATTTTGCATGACTGGAACGATCTTCAATGCCTGACGATATTGAAGCGTTGTCATGCCGCCATGCGTGCAGGCCAGCCGCTGCTCGTCATTGAACGGCTCCTTCCGCGCGACGCGACGGAAAACAGTCCTGTCATTCTTGGCGATCTCCACATGCTCGCTGTGACGGGCGGGCAGGAACGCACGCTTCAAGCGTATGAATCTCTTCTCGTGAGCGCGGGGTTTCGGATGGAAAACGTGACGCACCTTCGAACCGGCCACGCCCTGGTCAAAGTCACCCGCGCTCCATGAACCCTGCAACCGTTCCAGCCTATTGGGATCTCATGGCTCTGCAATTCCGGCATCAACAGCCGCCGTTGCGCCCCTGCGCTGAGGACGTTCGCATCCATGAGGAAACCCTGAGATCGTGGATCCGGCATCATCCCAACCGCCGCATGAATGCCCTGCTGCTCGGAGTCACGCCCGAGCTGGCGGACATGAATTGGCCCGACAGCAGCCAGCTCCTGGCGATGGAAAGGTCACAACGCATGATTGAGCACGTCTGGCCTGGCGACATCGAGGGACACCGCCGCGTGATCTGCGACAACTGGTTTTCAGCTGAGCTGCCAGAGCAATCCTTTGACGTTGTGATTGGGGACGGCGTGCTGACCGGCCTTTCCTATCCACTGCGGTACCGCGAGATTGCACACAGGGTCTCGCGCTGGCTAAGGCCTGACGGCCTGCTGCTGCTCCGCGCATTCATCCGCCCTTCGGTTCCTGAAACGCTCGAACGCATCGCGGCCGATCTCGTGGCGAATCGAATTCCGCGGTTTGATATCCTGAAGTGGCGGCTTGCAATGTCGCAGCAGGAAACGGCTGAGCGCGGGGTCGAATTGAACGCGATCCACTCAGCCTGGCTGCAACTCGCGGAGCGATTCGAAACGGCAATCAAAGCGGCACGCTGGCCGCAACCCACGATCGAGACCATCGAGCTTTATGCGGGCCGCGCAGAGCGTTACTCGTTTCCGTCACTCGCCGAACTGGATAACGCGTTCGCGGATGCATTCACACCCGTGTCGATGACATTGCCGCGATACGCATTTGGGGAGCAGTGTCCCATTCGCGTTTATGCGCCGCGCCACTGGGGGTCTAGAAGAAGGAATTGATTCCTGGCGCTAGCTTGCTGGCGCTGGCCCGCAACCGCGCCGGGGGCTGAATCAAGCCAGGAGTGCGATTCACATCAAACAGCACCACGCGGCCATCACGCATTACAAAATCCATTTTTCCGTAATCGATTCCAAGCTCCCGCCGCAGGGCCACGATTTCGTCGGGAACGGGAATCTCTTCGCGTGTCACGACGCTTTTCATTTTCACAATGGGTTCGCGCGACCCGAGTCGCGCACAATACCCGCAGTCGCCAAGGAACTGGTAAATGCGCAGGTAATAAAAGCCGTTCTCGACCTCAGGCAGAAACTTTTCAACCACCAAAGCCGGGTTCCCAAACACCGCGGCCGGAACATCACAGCGCGATTTGAAGATGCGGTATTCAGTCGTCGGCAAGGTCTTTAACCCTGACCAATCAGGTTCGGTGCCTGACGGTTTTCCGAAGAGCGATTGCCACCAACGCCTCCGGGTCGGGCGCACTGACGTTCCACAAAGCCGCGCTTCCGGCATCCCGCCATAGTTCAGGTTCGTCTTCACAATGACGGGACCCTCATAGGCATCCTTCGAATCAATAAGATTCCGACTGATCACCCGCTTGGAAATATCGGAAAGGTTCCGGTTAGCCACCCGGGGGAAGCGCTCCATTGCCTTCGCGTATTCGTGCGGCAGGACTGTGAGATCAATATGCGGGATCAGCAGGTCCGCATCAGCCTTCCCGTCCGGCCCTTTCAAGACCCGGATTTCGATCCCTTCACTTCGCCAGACGTCGCACAGTGCCCAGATGAAGTAGCGCTGCCTGCGCGGATAGGAATCCGTCTCGTGCAGGAGAATGGCGATCGCGCGCTTTTGTGCCATGCGACAATCAGGTTTTGCCCAGTGTGAAGTCGATCAGCATCTTCCTGACTCCCGCTCCGGAGACGGCAAGTTCAAAAGCCTCCTGGACCGCGGCAAGGCTGAATCGATGCGAGATGAGTGGAGAGAGATCGATCGCGCCGCTCGCAATCAGTTGCAGCGCCATTTCAAAATCCGCGCGCGTGTATGCGCGGATGCCTGTGAGGGAAAGCTCGCGAAAGAACACCTGGAAAAGGTCGACCGCCGTTTGCTGCGATTGTATTCCAACGACGATGAGCCGGCCGTGAACGGCTGCAAGGCGCGTCATGATCAAGGCGGCATCCGCGGATCCCGACGCTTCGATCACAACGTCAGCTCCCGCCCCGCCCGCCCAATGGTTGACCCGTTCCACGACGTTTCCGGTGGGATCGCAGGTGTCCAGTCCGAGCGTCGTGGCGAATTCCCGCCGTGCACGATTGGTTTCTAGCAACACAACTCGCCCGCCTGCTCGCTGCGCAAGCAAGCCGATCAGACTCCCAATGGTTCCCGCACCCAACACCACCACGGATTCTTTCACAGAAATTTGTGCAACACGTGTGGCATGAACGGCAACCGCGAGCGGCTCAACCATTGCGGCGTGATCGTCTGAAATTGAATCAGGAACGCGATGCAGCCGGCCGCCTGGAACGGCCCAGAACTCCTGCAGCGCTCCATTCGCATCGATGCCAAGAAACCGCAGGTTTTCGCACACATGCGTCAACCCGCGTTTGCATGCATCACAGGTGTGGCAGGAAAGGGTTGGCTCCACCACCACGCGATCGCCCGGGCCGAAGCGTCCATCGGCAGCGGGAATGGCAATGATACCCACCATTTCATGACCCAGGATGCGTCCCGGTTTTGCGCGATGCGGCATGCCGCCGCGAAAGATCAGGAGGTCGGTGCCGCAGATGCCGACGCGCCGCAGTTGCAACAAGGCCTGACCAGGCGCAATCGCGGGAACGTGTGTGTCAATGACTTCGAACCTGCCCGTTCCCCGGAAGATGGCGGCCTTCACGGGATCGCGCGATCAGAGAAGGTTGGATTGGCCGCGCTCTGCCGCTTCGACGGGAGCCGCGGGTTCCACCGCGCCGGCATCGGGCGTGGCCGTGTCTTCCATCGCCGGGTTGGCAGCGGATTCCAATTGAACCACTGCGGGCCTGATCATGCGGCCCTGGAAAGTGTATCCGGCAGCCACTGTGCTCGCGATCTTTGATCCCTCAGGGACAGGAGCGTTGCTGTCGAGCACTTGATGCTTCTGCCCGTCGAACAACTCCAAAGGCGCCGCCGAGAAAGGAACCAGTCCGATGCGCCGCGCTGCGTCCACGCAAGCCGCCTGGAAACGGTTGATCTGTTCGGTCACACCGGGCTGCCGCGCACGTTGTGCCGCCTGATGCAGGGCGAAGATATGATCCAGCATCCGCACGATCACCTGGAGCGACTCGACCTCGCCACGCCGCAACTTGTCGATCTCAAGCCGCAACGTTGCCTTCTCGCCGTCGTTTGTCTTCTCGATGAATTGGTTGAACGCCTTCACTTCGGCGGCCATTCCGTCGGCGATACCCTTTGCGGCCGCCGCGGTCTTGTCAGCCGCGTCGCGAATCGAAAGCCATTGTCCAGTGGCATCGCTAATCTGGCCTGAGAGCTTTTCCAGGTTCTCCAATTGAGAAGCGGTTGAAATGAGTTTTTCCGTCTCAGCGAACTTTAGTTCCGCCTGATAGTCCTTGAGAAAGGGCGTGATGCTGATCCAGGCGCCGATTGCGACGCACGCAACGTACGCAAA
Above is a genomic segment from Verrucomicrobiia bacterium containing:
- a CDS encoding methyltransferase gives rise to the protein MPPVRDLIRGVKRRLKAFRTAGRPDLDQLLNGYRHTAMLYVAAKLRLPDRLSDLPRSSAELAAQLPAHEPSLNRLLRGLVALGICAQDSAGKFHLTAIGKRLQSTYGGSHFRLALLNGEEYAPAWNHLLHSVRTGEAAFDHAFGQSPWEHRRANPELNESFNQWLEHGATAAGRALVKALDFSRYPTVADVGGGNGWLLAEVLRAHSTVRAMLVDQPHVIEAAQPALTQAGLAGRIQFHAVDFFEAIPAGADLYILKSILHDWNDLQCLTILKRCHAAMRAGQPLLVIERLLPRDATENSPVILGDLHMLAVTGGQERTLQAYESLLVSAGFRMENVTHLRTGHALVKVTRAP
- a CDS encoding alcohol dehydrogenase catalytic domain-containing protein; the protein is MKAAIFRGTGRFEVIDTHVPAIAPGQALLQLRRVGICGTDLLIFRGGMPHRAKPGRILGHEMVGIIAIPAADGRFGPGDRVVVEPTLSCHTCDACKRGLTHVCENLRFLGIDANGALQEFWAVPGGRLHRVPDSISDDHAAMVEPLAVAVHATRVAQISVKESVVVLGAGTIGSLIGLLAQRAGGRVVLLETNRARREFATTLGLDTCDPTGNVVERVNHWAGGAGADVVIEASGSADAALIMTRLAAVHGRLIVVGIQSQQTAVDLFQVFFRELSLTGIRAYTRADFEMALQLIASGAIDLSPLISHRFSLAAVQEAFELAVSGAGVRKMLIDFTLGKT
- a CDS encoding PD-(D/E)XK nuclease family protein, whose protein sequence is MQIRFLLGPAGTGKTFRCLAEIREVLHQNPAGPALILLAPKQATFQLERQLLADPHLPGFTRLHILSFERLARFVFQQLDQPEPELLAEEGRVMVLRALLEQHRDQLHVFRATARLPGFARQLSQLLRELHRSHLSSARLDELASRLADRERLPAKLQDIAIISRAYSEWLKAHQLEDADTLLDLATAALRNAQGTAKAFRLEALWLDGFAQMTPQEHALLTALIMSSQRATLAFCLDAEPSETPPWHSPWAEVAQTFLRCRDALRSLPQAHVTVEVLRRDSSRSRFIGGSALEHMEKHCGFARQNACPPDGDRSIRIIACSQPEAEAEWIARQIRHHARAGGRYRDVAVVLRSLESHSDVFRTVFARYEIPFFLDRREPVAHHPLAELTRHALRIAAYGWEHDDWFAALKTGLVSRDQGGMDWLENEALARGWHGAAFWSQPIQLDAPEGIVQRLELLRQHITPPFVQFIAHLNSSDQRISGMQLASALQSLWSALRVDRQLQEWSDAAEAGGRLPNPALHKTVWDQMLAWLDNIQLAFGDDAFRATEWLPIVEAGLGNLTVGAVPPALDQVLVGAVDRSRNPELQMVFVPGMNEGIFPAPPPAPNLLSHSERDTLAEHHASLGPGLLHQLGLERYYAYVACTRAREQLVITYAERDGRGRELNPSVIVTDLQRQLPSIAFESFAGVTQLLDTVGNTEEPPLEHWTEAVVHLLRNPWAGATAGPGGINAAMDAAIAKWNALSRAAAEHQLAPDLVSRIHGAELRTSVSALEDFAACPFRFFVGHGLRAGERLEFEIDAREKGSFQHEILQEFHHRVARSGRRWRDVPPSEARAMVREIGDQLVGSFKDGLFTAAQTRRFTARMLIEGLERLVETLVTWNAQYQFDPAMVEAGFGLKESELPGWRIDLDDQHALILRGRIDRIDLCPIPETGATLAVVIDYKSSQRELDSVLLDHGLQLQLLAYLGALEQFRNLDSLNAPRLIPAGAFYVALNGGIQSAKNRNEERAQRDQARQAASQHRGRFDGGYLAHFDASGRNRGEQFRFSRKRNGEFARTANEALSSAEFQALVRKVEDFLRRHGQEIYSGHAAISPFRYRGQIACTYCDYQPVCRFDPWTQPFRVLRPVAS
- a CDS encoding class I SAM-dependent methyltransferase produces the protein MNPATVPAYWDLMALQFRHQQPPLRPCAEDVRIHEETLRSWIRHHPNRRMNALLLGVTPELADMNWPDSSQLLAMERSQRMIEHVWPGDIEGHRRVICDNWFSAELPEQSFDVVIGDGVLTGLSYPLRYREIAHRVSRWLRPDGLLLLRAFIRPSVPETLERIAADLVANRIPRFDILKWRLAMSQQETAERGVELNAIHSAWLQLAERFETAIKAARWPQPTIETIELYAGRAERYSFPSLAELDNAFADAFTPVSMTLPRYAFGEQCPIRVYAPRHWGSRRRN
- a CDS encoding UvrD-helicase domain-containing protein — protein: MDAAFSRPAPGRFMKDVLTPSQQQAIAARGNVLVVAGAGTGKTSTLVQRCMKLLAEGASLENILMVTFTEAAAVEMRGRIRDAILARLDASSDGGSETLLHFQRQIALLDSAWICTLHSFCLQLVREHFDEIGIDPDVAILDEQQARPLSQQILDAQFEAHYAGSDPASLQVQRLVRIQGRGSDERIRTLVLKLHRYALSLAQPGLWFAQQRTAFESSQPLQWREWFKQGFMEWRQWWLPVLSDFSATPAVAMAVNSLEELPVQPQLTEVGSTLRTIIAADENDENWPLGSKKEVRSQLKQFFTEAEFLASLSPVDGTDALGEDWELVRHDMHTLLELAEEFGVKFSEAKRDMGGIDFADLEQFALRILRDADGQPSPAAQEWRRRLSHVFVDEYQDINAAQDSILSALSREGADANRFLVGDVKQSIYRFRLADPSIFRRYERLWSAETGSWRISLAENFRSRKGILQFVNEWCSALMRDEVGGVSYEPLVFGGPDARGVLASSESGPRVELHLITRSDGSNGESAESPEAGEVADLLGTEREARLVGLRLRALHQAQHAVWDKVQGQFRAVRWSDIAVLLRSPRSRVEAFAKEFAALGIPLEAARGGFLESTEVSDVVALLKLLDNPLQDIPLLAVLHSPFVGMSVSELAEIRAAEQPENRAKYFWQAARHFLESADRTCTAWQKLDRFLQQLSGWRELIRQSSLSHCIETALADTHYELLLRAAPRGEQQAANVRRLLDLAREYDPFQRQGLFRFLRFLAAQEDDPMELEPGAVSLDAVQLTSIHRSKGLEFPVVVLACMGSRFNERDLNESIILDDRYGVCAKVAPPDSDQRYPSLPQWLARRRQRVELLGEELRLLYVALTRARDTILLVGSESRKGNGRWESEELSALSDQEIVCARSCLDWLRLWLPHVTRDGDWTDEHAGRNALLTWSLYDECDPRFVLAPPDSAKPPDAQSEQVFHGLDPRVHERLTWNYPHAAAASQLAKNSVTELRRGAADDDSAAVPYARPRSFQFPAQKARRLSATDTGNAHHLFLQRVSLAAGAAEKNLRNEAKRLKDSGWLTAEQAAALDFSGLAAFWQSGYGREIAMHSAEVHRELAFTARLNPTDLASLGLAAGSALDPQEFIVVQGVADLVVIRPNELWIVDFKTDAVTELEIPAKLRAYQPQLRLYGLALSRIYARPVTRCALYFLATRDLVNVPLPPVSV
- the grpE gene encoding nucleotide exchange factor GrpE, producing MTAVTAPKISKWPFFLADALLIALAWFIHSRSAHPTGGIEVFAYVACVAIGAWISITPFLKDYQAELKFAETEKLISTASQLENLEKLSGQISDATGQWLSIRDAADKTAAAAKGIADGMAAEVKAFNQFIEKTNDGEKATLRLEIDKLRRGEVESLQVIVRMLDHIFALHQAAQRARQPGVTEQINRFQAACVDAARRIGLVPFSAAPLELFDGQKHQVLDSNAPVPEGSKIASTVAAGYTFQGRMIRPAVVQLESAANPAMEDTATPDAGAVEPAAPVEAAERGQSNLL